A stretch of the Tannerella serpentiformis genome encodes the following:
- a CDS encoding methylated-DNA--[protein]-cysteine S-methyltransferase has protein sequence MIHYLVHPMPLRPLLIVDSGRGISQIDFVTDDPLPLPPDATERVTPLLQRAVTQLTEYFAGCRRTFDLPLDERGTPFQLRVWAALRRIPYGVTWSYKQLAAEVGSPRGFRAVGMANHCNPISIVTPCHRVIGTNGTLVGYAGGIDIKRALLDLEMRFSGRLSQSLFADDLEKS, from the coding sequence ATGATTCACTACCTCGTCCATCCTATGCCCCTCCGCCCCCTGCTTATCGTCGACAGCGGGCGCGGCATCTCCCAGATCGACTTCGTCACCGACGATCCGCTCCCCCTCCCACCCGACGCTACAGAGCGCGTCACGCCACTACTGCAACGAGCGGTCACGCAGCTCACCGAATACTTCGCTGGCTGCCGCCGCACCTTCGACCTCCCCCTCGACGAGCGCGGCACGCCCTTCCAACTCCGCGTCTGGGCGGCCCTCCGACGGATTCCCTACGGCGTCACCTGGTCGTATAAGCAACTGGCCGCCGAAGTGGGAAGCCCCCGGGGATTCCGAGCCGTCGGTATGGCCAATCACTGCAATCCGATCTCGATTGTCACCCCATGCCATCGTGTGATCGGTACCAATGGTACACTGGTCGGTTACGCGGGAGGAATTGACATCAAGCGGGCGCTCTTGGACCTCGAAATGCGCTTCTCAGGCCGTCTTTCGCAGTCTTTATTCGCCGATGATTTGGAGAAAAGTTGA
- a CDS encoding rhomboid family protein → MDEFLTKLRRSYEAGSLLTKLLYINVGVFVVVRVALIALRLFNIEGTPLLAMFQTPSNIGLLLLRPWTVVTYMFLHVDVFHLLFNMLWLYTFGRIFLLFLDGRRLVGVYLTGGIAGAVLYVAAYAFFPYFRGMGQTSYLMGASASVMAIVFAVSFYRKDYTVNLLFIGQIKLLYLALGVFAIDFFSITSSNAGGHIAHIGGALWGFTFASALQRGRDLTAPINRILDRLANLKKQREPQMKATPGGRAESDEAYRERKRREADTLDEILDKLRRSGYESLSADEKKTLFDASRAQGGGGDRTP, encoded by the coding sequence ATGGACGAGTTTCTTACTAAGCTCCGTCGCTCGTACGAGGCCGGAAGCCTGCTCACGAAGCTGCTATATATCAATGTAGGGGTGTTCGTCGTCGTACGTGTGGCACTCATCGCGCTGCGGCTATTCAACATAGAGGGCACACCGCTGCTGGCCATGTTCCAAACGCCGTCGAACATCGGGCTGCTCCTTCTCCGACCGTGGACGGTGGTGACGTACATGTTCCTACACGTCGACGTCTTCCATCTGCTTTTCAATATGCTCTGGCTGTACACCTTCGGGCGCATCTTCCTGCTCTTCCTTGACGGGCGTCGGCTGGTGGGCGTCTACCTCACGGGCGGCATCGCTGGGGCTGTGCTCTATGTGGCCGCTTACGCCTTCTTCCCCTACTTCCGCGGCATGGGCCAGACGAGCTATCTAATGGGTGCCTCGGCCTCGGTGATGGCCATCGTCTTTGCCGTCTCGTTCTACCGCAAGGATTACACGGTCAACCTCCTGTTCATCGGGCAGATCAAGCTCCTTTACTTGGCGCTGGGTGTCTTTGCCATCGACTTCTTTTCGATCACATCGAGCAACGCGGGTGGACATATCGCCCACATCGGCGGTGCACTCTGGGGCTTCACCTTCGCCAGCGCCCTGCAACGTGGGCGCGACCTCACGGCCCCCATCAACCGTATCCTGGACCGTCTGGCCAACCTCAAGAAGCAGCGCGAGCCGCAGATGAAAGCGACCCCCGGCGGACGCGCAGAGAGCGACGAGGCCTATCGCGAGCGTAAGCGTCGTGAGGCCGATACGCTCGACGAGATCCTCGACAAACTGCGTCGGTCGGGCTACGAGAGCCTCTCGGCCGACGAGAAAAAGACGCTCTTCGACGCCAGTCGGGCGCAAGGCGGAGGGGGAGACCGCACACCATGA
- a CDS encoding malate dehydrogenase, whose product MEFLTNEKLTIVGAGGMIGSNMAQTAAMMRLTPNICLQDVYEPALQGVYEEMRHCGFEGMNFTYTTDSAEALKDAKYVISSGGAARKAGMTREDLLKGNAQVAEQLGKDIKAYCPDCKHVVIIFNPADITGLITLIYSGLKPSQVTTLAALDSTRLQSELAKYFKLPQSAVTGCSTFGGHGEQMAVFASTAKVDGTPLTDLIGTPKLPAEEWAALQQRVIKGGANIINLRGRSSFQSPAYVSVEMIRAAMGGETFRWPAGTYVSTDEFHHIMMAMPVEITKDGCAYRKVEGTPSEMADLAKSYEHLCAMRDEVIGLGVLPPVAEWSKVNPNL is encoded by the coding sequence ATGGAATTTTTGACGAACGAAAAATTGACAATCGTTGGTGCCGGTGGCATGATCGGCTCCAACATGGCACAAACTGCGGCGATGATGCGCCTGACGCCCAACATCTGCCTGCAAGACGTGTATGAACCTGCGCTGCAAGGCGTGTATGAAGAGATGCGCCACTGCGGTTTTGAGGGAATGAACTTCACGTACACGACCGATTCCGCTGAAGCGCTGAAGGACGCCAAGTATGTAATCTCCTCTGGCGGCGCTGCCCGCAAGGCCGGCATGACGCGCGAAGACCTCCTCAAGGGCAACGCGCAGGTGGCCGAGCAGCTGGGCAAAGACATCAAGGCTTACTGCCCCGATTGTAAGCACGTAGTCATCATCTTCAACCCCGCTGACATCACGGGCCTCATCACCCTGATCTACTCCGGCCTGAAGCCCTCGCAGGTGACCACCCTAGCCGCCCTCGACTCTACCCGCTTGCAGAGCGAGCTGGCCAAATATTTCAAACTGCCGCAGAGCGCCGTAACGGGCTGCAGCACATTCGGTGGACACGGTGAGCAGATGGCCGTTTTTGCATCCACAGCTAAGGTGGACGGCACCCCGCTGACCGACCTGATCGGTACCCCGAAACTTCCCGCTGAAGAATGGGCGGCACTGCAGCAGCGCGTCATCAAAGGCGGCGCCAACATCATCAACCTCCGCGGTCGCTCCTCGTTCCAGAGCCCGGCCTACGTGTCGGTAGAGATGATCCGCGCAGCCATGGGCGGCGAGACGTTCCGCTGGCCAGCTGGCACGTACGTTTCGACCGACGAGTTCCACCACATTATGATGGCTATGCCGGTGGAGATTACCAAGGACGGCTGCGCCTACCGCAAGGTGGAGGGCACCCCGTCGGAGATGGCAGATCTAGCCAAGAGCTACGAGCACCTCTGCGCTATGCGTGACGAAGTGATCGGCCTCGGCGTACTGCCTCCGGTGGCTGAGTGGAGCAAGGTGAATCCGAACCTCTAA
- a CDS encoding YqgE/AlgH family protein, with product MISYRDNFQVKHNDLKPEKGKILISEPFLQDAYFQRSVVLLIEHGGEGSMGFVVNKQTDLIVNDFFPELKERPVIPIYLGGPVSPNHLFFIHSLGMAIPGSVEIGEDLYFDGDFEVLKHHLKSDNSAYGQVKFFLGYSGWTKEQLDSEIVCNSWLVGHSSCRSLILARDDSFWNHVVERLGHPYSTWINYPKNPEMN from the coding sequence ATGATTTCATATAGAGACAATTTCCAGGTCAAACACAACGATCTAAAACCTGAAAAGGGAAAGATCTTGATCTCCGAACCCTTCTTGCAGGACGCCTACTTTCAGCGCTCTGTCGTACTCTTAATCGAGCATGGAGGGGAGGGATCGATGGGTTTCGTTGTGAACAAGCAAACTGATTTAATCGTCAATGACTTCTTCCCTGAGCTCAAGGAGCGCCCCGTGATCCCCATATACTTGGGCGGCCCCGTCAGTCCAAACCACTTATTCTTCATCCACTCTTTGGGCATGGCTATCCCCGGCAGTGTGGAGATCGGCGAGGATTTGTATTTCGATGGCGACTTTGAAGTGCTCAAGCATCACCTCAAAAGCGACAATTCGGCCTATGGGCAGGTGAAGTTTTTCTTGGGGTACTCCGGTTGGACGAAGGAGCAGCTGGATAGCGAGATTGTGTGCAATTCATGGCTGGTGGGACATTCCTCCTGCCGCAGCTTGATCTTAGCGCGCGACGATTCGTTTTGGAATCATGTCGTGGAGCGATTAGGCCACCCGTATAGTACGTGGATTAACTACCCTAAAAATCCGGAGATGAACTGA
- the cysK gene encoding cysteine synthase A → MKADNILGLIGGTPHVRLGRLFPDHEVWMKLERQNPAGSIKDRIALAMIEDAEQQGMIRPGATLIEATSGNTGVGLAFVAAVKGYRLIIVMPESMSVERRRLMQSYGARLELTPREKGMKGAIERAKALLAEIDGSWMPRQFVNPSNPEVHARTTAREIMDDFPEGFDYFVTGIGTGGHISGVGRELKRVFPSVQIVGVEPADSSVLTGGCAGAHPIQGIGPGFVPETLDRNVIDRVTAITGPDAFRFARRLAREEGILCGISTGASLAAVERVLAGSGVSKRVLTFGLDTGERYLSVEGLFTNKVRH, encoded by the coding sequence ATGAAAGCAGACAACATTTTAGGACTTATCGGAGGCACGCCACACGTTCGGTTGGGACGACTCTTCCCCGACCACGAGGTGTGGATGAAGCTGGAGCGACAGAACCCCGCGGGCAGCATCAAGGATCGTATCGCGCTGGCCATGATCGAGGATGCCGAGCAGCAGGGAATGATTCGCCCGGGCGCCACGCTGATCGAGGCTACGTCTGGCAACACCGGCGTGGGACTGGCCTTTGTGGCCGCCGTGAAAGGCTATCGGCTGATCATCGTCATGCCCGAATCGATGTCTGTCGAGCGTCGGCGACTGATGCAGAGCTACGGCGCTCGGCTGGAGCTGACGCCGCGCGAGAAGGGCATGAAGGGCGCCATTGAACGGGCCAAGGCCCTACTCGCCGAGATCGACGGATCGTGGATGCCGCGCCAGTTCGTGAACCCATCGAACCCTGAGGTGCACGCCCGTACGACGGCGCGCGAGATCATGGACGACTTTCCCGAGGGCTTCGACTATTTCGTCACCGGTATTGGCACCGGTGGCCACATCTCGGGCGTGGGGCGTGAGCTGAAGCGCGTCTTCCCCAGTGTGCAGATCGTGGGCGTAGAGCCGGCTGATTCGTCCGTGCTGACCGGAGGATGCGCCGGCGCACACCCCATCCAAGGTATCGGGCCGGGCTTTGTGCCTGAGACGCTCGACCGCAACGTGATCGACCGCGTGACGGCCATCACTGGGCCGGACGCTTTCCGGTTTGCCCGCCGACTGGCGCGTGAGGAGGGCATCCTCTGCGGCATCTCCACCGGTGCGTCGCTGGCTGCCGTGGAGCGTGTGCTGGCTGGATCGGGTGTGTCGAAACGCGTCCTGACTTTCGGCCTCGACACCGGCGAACGCTACCTATCGGTCGAAGGACTGTTCACAAACAAGGTCAGACACTAA
- a CDS encoding patatin-like phospholipase family protein, giving the protein MKKLMQAALLMLAALTPVHSAAQEQTVGLVLSGGGAKGAAHLGVIKALEENEIPIDYIAGTSIGAIVGSLYAIGYTPDEMLRLFLSDEFGYWQSGRVEDEYVYYFKQPDPSPDFMRFAVDLSDSLQIIPNLLPQSLINPIQMNQAFMALYAPSTAKSGWDFDHLFVPFRCVSSDIYHKKAVVWRNGDLSQAVRASMTFPFFFKPIWKDGVPLFDGGIYNNFPVDVIKAEFNPDFIFGSSVAGTPNPSADLMKQIEPMVMRGTEYDISEDDGMMIQFQFPDVNLLDFPRAKELMDEGYRRTLGMIDSIRQRVTRRVPLSEVNARRRAYRASLPKLMFKNIYVTGVTGAQRRYVEEQLHRDINGEFSMEEFKRAYFKMLSNSKIKEIIPQAVYNRKNLNFDLYLDVRINEEVEVSIGGNISSHQANQLYLGLNYQILSGSAIDLHADFQMGNLFSGIAVSGRAYLPTALPTYLQLQTVYSYRKYMQGQSLFYEDLLPAFIKQRERYAKLKFGLPFLSVAKAELGVGYGQLSDNYYQRSDVSFSDSPFDNSRHDLFASSLRIERNSLNAKQYPTGGRRQYLLAQYVAGRETYSPSDAPHTREPYQSWLQVKGLWTDYIPLSRRFRLGLMGEAVLSSKNLLSNYTATVLQAPAFTPTPHSKITFNEGFRANQYVAIGVMPIVTLGKSLHLRFEGYGFLPLHPIQRTLASDAFTGERVRYGKTVETFRYMGEAALVLNLPFISVSLFANGYSYPKNDFNVGLNIGFLLFNSSLVE; this is encoded by the coding sequence ATGAAGAAACTCATGCAGGCCGCCCTGCTTATGCTGGCGGCGCTGACGCCCGTACACAGCGCGGCGCAAGAGCAGACGGTGGGCCTCGTGCTGAGCGGCGGCGGGGCGAAGGGCGCCGCACACTTGGGCGTGATCAAGGCCCTGGAGGAAAACGAAATCCCCATTGACTACATCGCCGGCACGTCTATTGGCGCCATCGTCGGGAGCCTTTACGCCATCGGCTACACGCCCGACGAGATGCTCCGGCTGTTCCTTTCCGACGAGTTTGGATACTGGCAGTCTGGCCGCGTGGAGGACGAGTATGTCTACTATTTCAAGCAGCCCGACCCCTCGCCAGACTTTATGCGCTTCGCCGTCGACCTCTCCGATTCGCTGCAAATCATCCCCAACCTGCTGCCGCAAAGCCTCATCAACCCGATACAGATGAATCAGGCGTTTATGGCCCTCTATGCACCCTCCACGGCGAAGTCGGGCTGGGATTTCGACCACCTTTTCGTGCCCTTCCGCTGCGTCAGCTCCGACATCTATCACAAGAAAGCTGTCGTCTGGCGCAACGGCGATTTGAGCCAGGCGGTGCGCGCCTCGATGACGTTCCCGTTCTTTTTCAAGCCGATTTGGAAAGATGGCGTCCCGCTCTTCGACGGCGGCATCTACAACAACTTCCCCGTGGATGTTATCAAGGCCGAATTTAACCCCGACTTCATCTTCGGCTCCTCCGTGGCCGGTACGCCCAACCCCTCTGCCGACCTTATGAAACAGATCGAGCCGATGGTGATGCGTGGCACGGAATACGACATCTCGGAGGATGACGGTATGATGATTCAGTTCCAATTCCCGGACGTCAACCTGCTCGACTTTCCCCGCGCCAAGGAGCTGATGGATGAGGGCTATCGGCGCACACTGGGGATGATCGACTCCATCCGTCAGCGCGTCACGCGGCGTGTCCCCCTCTCGGAGGTCAACGCCCGGCGCCGCGCCTATCGCGCCAGCTTGCCCAAACTGATGTTCAAGAATATCTACGTCACGGGTGTCACGGGCGCACAGCGGCGCTATGTCGAGGAGCAGCTGCACCGCGATATCAACGGGGAGTTCTCGATGGAGGAGTTCAAGCGCGCCTATTTCAAGATGCTCTCTAATTCGAAGATCAAGGAGATCATTCCGCAGGCGGTGTACAACCGCAAGAACCTCAATTTCGATCTCTATCTCGACGTCCGTATCAATGAGGAGGTGGAGGTGAGCATCGGCGGCAACATCTCCTCGCATCAGGCCAACCAACTCTATCTCGGGCTGAACTATCAGATCCTTTCCGGTAGCGCCATCGACCTGCACGCGGACTTCCAGATGGGTAACCTCTTCAGTGGCATCGCCGTTTCCGGCCGCGCCTACCTGCCTACGGCCCTGCCCACCTACCTCCAGCTTCAAACCGTCTATTCCTATCGGAAGTACATGCAGGGCCAGTCGCTCTTTTACGAAGATCTGCTGCCGGCCTTCATCAAGCAGCGCGAGCGTTACGCCAAGCTCAAGTTCGGGCTGCCCTTTCTCTCCGTAGCGAAGGCCGAGCTGGGCGTCGGCTACGGCCAACTGAGCGACAACTACTATCAGCGCAGCGACGTCTCCTTCTCCGATTCGCCCTTCGACAACAGTCGGCACGACCTCTTTGCGAGTTCACTACGCATCGAGCGAAACTCGCTTAACGCCAAGCAATACCCCACCGGTGGACGCCGCCAGTACCTCCTTGCGCAGTACGTGGCCGGTCGCGAGACCTACTCCCCCTCCGACGCGCCGCACACCCGTGAGCCATACCAAAGCTGGCTCCAGGTCAAAGGCCTCTGGACGGATTACATCCCTCTTAGCCGTCGCTTCCGCCTCGGGCTGATGGGCGAGGCCGTGCTCTCCAGCAAGAATCTGCTGAGCAACTACACCGCCACCGTCCTCCAAGCGCCCGCCTTCACGCCCACGCCTCACAGCAAGATCACCTTCAACGAAGGTTTCCGCGCCAATCAATACGTAGCCATCGGTGTCATGCCCATCGTCACCCTCGGCAAATCGCTCCACCTCCGCTTCGAAGGTTACGGCTTCCTTCCCCTTCACCCCATCCAGCGCACCCTCGCATCCGACGCCTTCACTGGCGAACGCGTACGCTACGGCAAGACCGTCGAAACCTTCCGCTATATGGGTGAGGCCGCTCTGGTACTGAATCTACCGTTCATCTCCGTCAGCCTCTTCGCCAACGGCTACAGCTACCCGAAGAATGACTTCAACGTCGGCCTGAACATAGGCTTCCTACTTTTTAATTCGAGCCTTGTGGAGTGA
- a CDS encoding DUF5106 domain-containing protein — protein MKRQLLAACCAIIALTVGCSPTKRADDAPHTFTPAAVPAEYRQPQARAAYLAMHYWDGFDFRDTAFVGSAASVTENALTDYFNAVFPNVPYDVAAAGIRNLLDRAVTNRAMYAFFTSKMEQYLFNPASPMRNEEYFIPTLQHMLATDSLDRYRKARAQAMLEEVVKNRPGTPAADIHYATASGGTGSLYALKTDFVLIFFHNLDCGNCRQLAAAISASPIVSELMKRGRLTVLAIYPDMAADMWRQYLPQMPSAWTHGYDRDLEIANNHTYILRVLPALYLVDRDHRVVMKDAAFPYVEQYLANILNPPSLMQPRAAQ, from the coding sequence ATGAAAAGACAACTCCTTGCTGCATGCTGCGCCATCATTGCGCTGACCGTCGGATGCAGCCCGACGAAACGAGCGGACGACGCTCCGCACACCTTCACGCCCGCCGCTGTCCCCGCTGAATATCGCCAACCTCAGGCCCGCGCCGCCTACCTGGCCATGCACTATTGGGACGGTTTCGACTTCCGCGACACAGCCTTCGTGGGTTCTGCCGCCAGCGTCACCGAAAACGCCCTGACGGACTATTTCAACGCCGTCTTCCCCAACGTCCCGTACGACGTGGCCGCCGCCGGCATCCGCAACCTGCTCGACCGTGCCGTCACGAATCGCGCCATGTACGCCTTCTTCACCTCCAAGATGGAGCAGTACCTCTTCAACCCGGCCTCGCCCATGCGCAACGAGGAGTATTTCATTCCCACGCTGCAACACATGCTGGCCACCGACAGCCTCGACCGCTACCGTAAGGCCCGGGCGCAGGCCATGCTCGAGGAGGTCGTGAAGAACCGCCCCGGCACACCCGCTGCGGACATTCATTATGCCACCGCAAGCGGCGGAACCGGCTCGCTCTACGCCCTGAAGACGGACTTTGTGCTCATCTTCTTCCACAACCTCGACTGCGGCAACTGCCGCCAGCTGGCCGCCGCCATCAGCGCCTCGCCCATCGTCAGCGAGCTGATGAAACGCGGTCGACTGACCGTCTTGGCCATCTATCCGGACATGGCGGCCGACATGTGGCGCCAGTATCTGCCGCAGATGCCTTCCGCCTGGACGCACGGCTACGACCGCGATCTGGAGATCGCCAACAACCACACCTACATCCTGCGTGTGTTGCCCGCGCTCTACCTCGTCGACCGCGACCACCGCGTGGTGATGAAAGACGCCGCCTTCCCCTACGTCGAGCAATACTTGGCCAATATCCTCAACCCGCCCTCCCTCATGCAGCCGCGCGCTGCGCAATGA
- the epsC gene encoding serine O-acetyltransferase EpsC, whose protein sequence is MLRKIFELIDDFAPQPIRIPLDKSELETIARSLFTWMFPVCDELKMINVRSGLMDAAIKLHANIARLIGNPEAEEKTEAFFSRLSGVRERLYKDAACYLRNDPAAKSLEEVIISYPGFFALSIHRIAHELYTLGVPLIPRIFSEYAHSKVGIDIHPGATIGKNLFMDHGTGIVIGETTEIGNNVKIYQGVTLGAIYLEKKLSEVKRHPTVEDNVVIYSGATILGGSTVIGHDSTIGGGAWLTHSVIPYSLVYNKVDVKVKTVKGFEEPINYSI, encoded by the coding sequence ATGCTTCGAAAGATATTTGAACTGATCGACGATTTCGCCCCGCAACCGATCAGGATCCCGCTCGACAAAAGCGAATTGGAGACGATCGCCCGCTCGCTCTTCACGTGGATGTTCCCCGTGTGCGACGAGTTGAAGATGATCAACGTGCGCAGTGGTCTAATGGACGCAGCCATCAAGCTGCACGCCAACATTGCCCGCCTGATCGGCAATCCGGAGGCCGAAGAGAAGACCGAGGCCTTTTTCAGCCGCCTCAGCGGTGTGCGCGAACGGCTCTACAAAGACGCTGCCTGCTACCTGCGCAACGACCCCGCCGCCAAGTCGCTCGAGGAAGTCATCATCTCCTATCCCGGCTTCTTCGCCCTCAGCATTCACCGCATCGCCCATGAGCTCTACACGCTCGGCGTACCCCTCATCCCGCGCATCTTCTCCGAATACGCCCACTCCAAGGTCGGCATCGACATCCATCCCGGCGCCACGATTGGCAAGAACCTCTTCATGGATCACGGCACAGGCATCGTCATCGGCGAGACGACCGAGATCGGCAACAACGTCAAGATCTATCAGGGCGTCACGCTCGGCGCCATCTACTTAGAGAAGAAGCTCTCCGAGGTCAAGCGTCACCCGACGGTGGAGGACAACGTGGTCATCTATTCCGGGGCCACCATCCTCGGTGGATCGACCGTCATCGGCCACGATTCGACCATCGGCGGTGGGGCTTGGCTGACGCATAGCGTGATCCCCTATTCGCTCGTGTACAATAAGGTCGACGTGAAGGTCAAGACCGTGAAGGGCTTCGAAGAACCGATCAATTACTCCATCTAA
- a CDS encoding sensor histidine kinase, with the protein MHRHLSDSFTFRLCLLMAVTATTAVLMANRQWLAGALCATVSLIAAVHTAALYRRNLRKIAFMFDAVDNDDLTFHFSTRRQSLDETLLNESLNRMLGILLQAKADTMERERYYETILRAAGTGIVVVDEKGFVLQCNEEALRLLGLPLFTHVRQLERIDHSLAEGFANLRAGEHYDMAFSNERGGVRLSVHVSKTVLRGRSALLAAINDIRGEMEDTEVETWVRLTRILTHEIMNAVTPIASVSDTLRERFGPTDSELRAGLETISETGKGLMSFVESYRRLTRIPAPQPTLFYVRRFLDRTLRLALPDVVGTTDGSPHIAVDIDIRPDDLILYADENLISQVMLNLLRNAVQAIGADRSDGRIRIVAACRADDSVEIEVSDNGAPIPPDVAEHIFTPFFTTKSGGSGIGLSVARQIMRLSGGAISLKRPSSDGLTTFLLRFP; encoded by the coding sequence ATGCATCGACATCTGTCTGACAGCTTTACCTTTCGCCTCTGTCTGCTGATGGCTGTCACGGCCACTACTGCAGTGCTGATGGCCAACCGACAGTGGCTGGCGGGTGCACTGTGTGCGACGGTGAGTCTCATCGCCGCTGTCCATACGGCGGCTCTCTACCGGCGCAATCTCCGTAAGATTGCCTTTATGTTTGATGCTGTCGATAATGACGACCTAACGTTCCACTTTTCCACCCGTCGCCAGTCACTGGACGAGACGTTGCTCAACGAATCGCTGAATCGCATGCTTGGTATTCTGCTGCAGGCTAAAGCTGACACGATGGAGCGGGAACGATATTACGAGACCATCCTGCGGGCTGCGGGTACCGGCATCGTAGTGGTCGACGAGAAAGGGTTTGTCTTACAATGCAATGAGGAGGCTCTCCGGCTGCTGGGGCTACCGCTCTTTACACATGTTCGACAGCTGGAACGTATCGATCACAGCCTAGCGGAAGGCTTCGCTAACCTCCGCGCTGGTGAACATTATGACATGGCCTTTAGTAACGAGCGCGGTGGAGTGCGTCTTTCGGTCCATGTCTCTAAGACTGTCTTGCGTGGGCGCAGCGCCCTGCTAGCGGCTATCAACGACATTCGCGGTGAAATGGAGGATACCGAGGTGGAGACTTGGGTGCGCCTCACACGCATCCTCACGCATGAGATCATGAATGCCGTCACTCCCATCGCCTCTGTCAGCGACACACTCCGAGAGCGTTTTGGCCCAACTGACAGCGAACTGCGCGCGGGCCTCGAGACGATCTCTGAAACGGGCAAGGGATTGATGAGTTTCGTGGAGTCGTACCGCCGCCTAACCCGCATCCCTGCCCCGCAGCCGACGCTCTTCTATGTGCGCCGATTTTTAGATCGCACGTTGCGGTTGGCCCTCCCCGACGTTGTCGGCACCACGGATGGCAGCCCACATATCGCAGTCGACATTGACATTCGCCCTGACGACCTCATCCTCTATGCAGATGAAAATCTGATTAGCCAGGTTATGCTCAATTTGTTAAGGAATGCCGTGCAAGCGATCGGGGCCGACCGCTCAGACGGCCGTATTCGCATCGTCGCCGCCTGCCGTGCGGACGATTCCGTCGAGATCGAGGTCTCGGACAACGGTGCGCCCATCCCGCCCGACGTGGCCGAACACATCTTTACGCCCTTCTTCACGACCAAAAGCGGAGGCTCGGGCATCGGCCTCTCCGTGGCGCGCCAGATCATGCGCCTCTCCGGCGGCGCCATCTCCCTCAAACGCCCCTCGTCCGACGGCCTGACCACCTTCCTGCTTCGCTTCCCCTGA
- a CDS encoding rhomboid family intramembrane serine protease encodes MQNRFSNTMQMPPVTQNLILINALCWLASLVLPRFGIDLIELGGLHFPGTHTFHWFQPLTYMFLHDTHSIGHLFFNMFAVFMFGRVLEMTWGPRRFLFYYLATGVGAALVQELTWLYTVSSYAAGNGLSIMQQVALDPGVSMLVTIGASGAVFGVLLAFGMLFPNAPLYVMFVPIPIKAKYFVVIYGLIELFMGVANFTNDNVAHFAHLGGMLFGLILILYWRKKDKDHGRVSY; translated from the coding sequence ATGCAAAACAGATTTTCCAATACGATGCAAATGCCGCCCGTCACGCAGAACTTGATCCTCATCAACGCCCTCTGCTGGCTGGCGAGTTTAGTCTTACCTCGATTCGGCATCGACCTCATCGAGCTGGGCGGGCTGCACTTCCCGGGCACACACACCTTCCACTGGTTCCAGCCCCTGACCTACATGTTCCTGCACGACACACACTCCATCGGACACCTTTTCTTCAACATGTTCGCCGTCTTCATGTTTGGGCGCGTGCTGGAGATGACTTGGGGGCCGCGGCGCTTCCTCTTCTACTATCTCGCCACGGGGGTCGGCGCAGCGCTGGTGCAGGAGCTGACGTGGCTTTATACCGTCTCCAGCTATGCGGCCGGCAACGGACTCAGCATCATGCAGCAGGTGGCCCTCGATCCGGGCGTGAGCATGCTTGTCACCATCGGCGCCTCAGGGGCTGTATTCGGCGTGCTGCTGGCCTTCGGAATGCTCTTCCCAAACGCACCGCTCTACGTTATGTTCGTACCGATCCCCATCAAAGCCAAATACTTCGTGGTCATCTACGGCCTGATCGAACTCTTCATGGGGGTGGCCAACTTCACGAACGACAATGTGGCGCACTTCGCCCACTTGGGCGGCATGCTCTTCGGCCTGATCCTGATCCTTTATTGGCGTAAGAAAGACAAAGACCATGGACGAGTTTCTTACTAA
- a CDS encoding HU family DNA-binding protein gives MNKTEFIDAVSAKAGLSKADGKKAVDAMVETILSEMEKGEKISILGFGSFTVVEKSARKGVNPRTKEVIEIPARKVIKFKPGAELVSSVS, from the coding sequence ATGAACAAGACAGAATTCATTGACGCCGTATCGGCGAAGGCTGGACTGAGCAAAGCCGACGGGAAAAAGGCTGTGGACGCGATGGTGGAAACCATCCTGAGCGAGATGGAAAAAGGCGAAAAGATCTCGATCCTCGGCTTTGGATCCTTTACCGTCGTGGAGAAATCCGCACGCAAAGGGGTCAACCCTCGGACTAAAGAGGTCATTGAGATCCCCGCTCGCAAGGTCATCAAGTTCAAGCCCGGCGCTGAGTTGGTGAGCTCGGTGAGCTAA